In Mesorhizobium sp. 113-3-3, a genomic segment contains:
- the aztA gene encoding zinc ABC transporter ATP-binding protein AztA has protein sequence MTQTCLTFRDLTLGYNSHPAIHHLDGTIRKGSLTAVVGANGSGKSTLMKGIVGVLKPMAGEVVRAPGVRAAYLPQQSELDRSFPARVVDLVSLGLWPKRGMLGRYTSEDRAAVSQALMAVGLGGFEKRPIDTLSGGQLQRTLFARVLLQDADLILLDEPFNAVDAKTVGDLIALIKRWHGEERTIMVVVHDLDLVRQNFPETLLLARQPIAWGETRETLKPENLLRARRFHEAWEENAPWCEPDGHARDHGHDHHGHDHDHHHGAGPRAA, from the coding sequence ATGACCCAGACCTGCCTGACATTCCGTGACCTGACGCTGGGCTACAACAGCCACCCGGCGATCCACCATCTCGACGGCACGATCCGCAAGGGCTCGCTGACCGCCGTTGTCGGCGCCAACGGCTCCGGCAAGTCGACGCTGATGAAGGGCATTGTCGGGGTGCTGAAGCCGATGGCCGGCGAGGTTGTCCGTGCACCAGGCGTGCGCGCCGCCTACCTGCCGCAGCAATCGGAGCTCGATCGCTCCTTTCCCGCCCGCGTCGTCGACCTGGTCTCGCTCGGTCTTTGGCCGAAGCGCGGCATGCTCGGCCGCTACACATCGGAAGATCGCGCGGCGGTCAGCCAGGCGCTGATGGCGGTCGGCCTCGGCGGCTTCGAGAAGCGGCCGATCGATACGCTGTCGGGCGGCCAGTTGCAGCGCACGCTGTTTGCCCGCGTGCTCTTGCAGGACGCCGACCTGATCCTGCTCGACGAACCGTTCAATGCCGTCGACGCCAAGACGGTCGGCGACCTGATCGCCTTGATCAAACGCTGGCATGGCGAGGAACGCACCATCATGGTCGTCGTCCATGATCTCGATCTGGTGCGGCAGAATTTCCCCGAAACCCTGCTGCTTGCCCGCCAGCCCATCGCCTGGGGCGAAACGCGCGAGACGCTGAAGCCGGAAAACCTGTTACGTGCCCGCCGCTTCCACGAAGCCTGGGAAGAAAACGCGCCGTGGTGCGAACCGGACGGGCACGCCCGTGACCATGGTCACGATCATCATGGCCACGATCACGACCATCACCACGGCGCCGGACCGAGGGCTGCCTGA
- the aztB gene encoding zinc ABC transporter permease AztB — translation MDALYGLFIAPFADFGFMQRALFGSLMLSLGACPIGVFLMLRRMSLSGDAMAHAILPGAAAGFLFYGLEILPMTIGGLIAGVIVALGAGAVSRFTIQREDASMAAFYLISLAIGVLMVSIRGSSVDLMHVLFGTVLALNNEALTLIGGIVAVTLVSLAIFWRALVAECLDPLFLRSVSRMGSPVHFIFLGLVVLNLVGGFQALGTLLSVGLMMLPAAAARFWTARVEPMCVLAVLIGFASCIAGLLLSYHASLPSGPAIILSAGVVYFASILFGTRGILRARIIHHRHRTA, via the coding sequence ATGGACGCGCTCTACGGTCTGTTCATCGCGCCCTTCGCCGATTTCGGCTTCATGCAGCGGGCACTGTTCGGCTCGCTGATGCTGTCGCTCGGCGCCTGCCCGATCGGCGTCTTCCTGATGTTGCGGCGCATGAGCCTGTCGGGCGACGCCATGGCCCATGCCATCCTGCCGGGTGCGGCCGCCGGCTTCCTGTTCTATGGGCTGGAAATCCTGCCGATGACCATTGGCGGGCTGATCGCCGGCGTCATCGTCGCGCTCGGTGCCGGCGCCGTCTCGCGCTTCACCATCCAGCGCGAGGACGCCTCGATGGCGGCCTTTTATCTCATTTCGCTGGCCATCGGCGTGCTGATGGTGTCGATCCGCGGCTCCAGCGTCGATCTCATGCATGTGCTGTTCGGCACGGTGCTGGCGCTCAACAACGAGGCGCTGACGCTGATCGGCGGCATCGTCGCGGTGACGCTGGTCAGCCTTGCAATCTTCTGGCGGGCGCTGGTCGCCGAATGCCTCGATCCGCTGTTCCTGCGCTCGGTCAGCCGGATGGGCAGCCCGGTGCATTTCATCTTCCTTGGCCTGGTCGTGCTCAACCTCGTCGGCGGTTTCCAGGCGCTCGGCACACTTCTATCCGTCGGACTGATGATGCTGCCGGCGGCCGCTGCCCGCTTCTGGACGGCGCGCGTCGAGCCGATGTGCGTGCTGGCCGTGCTGATCGGCTTTGCCTCCTGCATCGCCGGGCTGCTTCTGTCCTATCATGCCTCGCTGCCGTCCGGCCCGGCCATCATCCTGTCGGCCGGCGTCGTGTATTTCGCCTCGATCCTGTTCGGCACGCGCGGCATTCTGCGCGCCCGCATCATCCATCACCGTCACAGAACGGCCTGA
- the aztC gene encoding zinc ABC transporter substrate-binding protein AztC has product MLSSIRAALAMSVITLTSFGASSAFAAPLKVVASFTVIADFARNVGGDRVDITTIVGPDGDAHVYEPSPADAVAMAKADIVLVNGLHFEGFLQRLVDASATKASVVTLTKGVTPIDFKPEFADADAAEGAGTGGGKTVTDPHAFQSIANAKIYVKNIAEAFCAADGDGCVSYQTNAAAYTKKLDALEGEVKAAIQSIPEAKRVVITSHDAFGYFEHEYGLTFLAPQGISTDSEPSAADVAKLVEQVKQDKAAAIFVENITNPRLIEQIASETGIKVGGTLYSDALSQPDGPGSTYIDMMHNNIRQIKGAILGS; this is encoded by the coding sequence ATGCTGAGTTCCATCCGTGCCGCCCTGGCGATGAGCGTTATAACATTAACTTCCTTTGGCGCATCCTCGGCATTCGCGGCGCCGCTGAAAGTCGTCGCCAGCTTCACGGTCATTGCCGACTTCGCCAGAAATGTCGGCGGCGATCGTGTCGACATCACCACCATCGTCGGCCCGGATGGCGACGCACATGTCTATGAGCCGAGCCCGGCCGACGCGGTGGCCATGGCCAAGGCCGATATCGTGCTGGTCAACGGGCTGCACTTCGAAGGCTTTTTGCAGCGGCTGGTCGACGCCAGCGCTACCAAGGCCTCGGTCGTCACCTTGACCAAGGGCGTGACGCCGATCGACTTCAAGCCTGAATTCGCCGACGCCGACGCGGCCGAAGGCGCCGGCACCGGCGGCGGCAAGACGGTCACCGATCCGCATGCCTTCCAGTCGATCGCCAACGCCAAGATCTATGTGAAGAACATCGCCGAGGCTTTCTGCGCGGCCGACGGCGATGGCTGCGTCAGCTATCAGACCAATGCCGCCGCCTACACCAAGAAGCTCGATGCGCTGGAAGGCGAAGTGAAGGCGGCGATCCAGTCGATCCCCGAGGCCAAGCGCGTCGTCATCACCTCGCATGACGCCTTCGGCTATTTCGAACACGAATACGGCCTGACCTTCCTTGCCCCGCAAGGCATCTCGACCGATTCCGAACCGTCGGCCGCCGATGTCGCCAAGCTGGTCGAGCAGGTCAAGCAGGACAAGGCGGCGGCGATCTTCGTCGAAAACATCACCAACCCGCGCCTGATCGAGCAGATCGCCAGCGAAACCGGCATCAAGGTGGGCGGCACGCTCTACTCGGATGCGCTGTCGCAGCCCGATGGCCCGGGATCTACCTATATCGACATGATGCACAACAACATCCGCCAGATCAAAGGCGCGATCCTCGGTAGCTGA
- a CDS encoding TIGR01244 family sulfur transferase: MEYREISDDYSVSGQIQPEDVAAIKEAGFKSVICNRPDDEQPGQPSAESIGSAVEAAGLAFRYIPVISGQITAENVEDQAEALDELEGPVFAYCRSGARCTNLYGLIQQSKG; the protein is encoded by the coding sequence ATGGAATACCGCGAAATCAGTGACGACTATTCGGTCTCTGGCCAGATCCAGCCCGAAGACGTCGCCGCCATCAAGGAAGCCGGTTTCAAGAGCGTCATCTGCAACCGGCCTGACGATGAACAGCCCGGCCAGCCTTCAGCCGAAAGCATCGGATCGGCGGTCGAGGCCGCCGGCCTCGCCTTCCGCTACATCCCCGTCATCAGCGGACAGATCACCGCCGAGAATGTCGAGGACCAGGCCGAGGCGCTGGATGAATTGGAAGGCCCGGTCTTCGCCTATTGCCGGTCTGGGGCGCGGTGCACCAATCTGTATGGGCTGATCCAGCAGTCGAAGGGTTAG